One window of the Anaeromyxobacter dehalogenans 2CP-C genome contains the following:
- a CDS encoding tetratricopeptide repeat protein, whose protein sequence is MNRNTVIALVVGLVVGFLIGQLASRRDQVTSVPVVAAPGGAPAMPPGGMGGLPAPMPSPGASMDLQARITAAEQIVAKDPRNVRAWIQLGNDYFDSRQAQKAVEAYGRALELEPNNPDVLTDQGVMYRDLGNFDKAIANFKKANELDPKHVQSLFNLGVVYLHDLQDADKATKAWNQVIAAAPTSPQAQQAQQALTQLKANPPPPRKK, encoded by the coding sequence GTGAACCGTAACACCGTCATCGCCCTCGTCGTGGGGCTCGTGGTCGGCTTCCTGATCGGCCAGCTGGCCTCGAGGCGGGATCAGGTGACGTCCGTCCCCGTGGTCGCCGCGCCCGGCGGCGCCCCGGCGATGCCGCCCGGCGGCATGGGCGGGCTGCCCGCGCCGATGCCCTCGCCCGGCGCCAGCATGGACCTGCAGGCCCGGATCACCGCCGCCGAGCAGATCGTCGCGAAGGACCCCCGGAACGTCCGCGCCTGGATCCAGCTCGGCAACGACTACTTCGACTCGCGCCAGGCGCAGAAGGCGGTCGAGGCCTACGGGCGCGCGCTCGAGCTCGAGCCCAACAACCCCGACGTCCTCACCGACCAGGGAGTGATGTACCGGGACCTCGGCAACTTCGACAAGGCGATCGCCAACTTCAAGAAGGCGAACGAGCTCGATCCGAAGCACGTGCAGAGCCTGTTCAACCTCGGCGTGGTCTACCTGCACGACCTCCAGGACGCGGACAAGGCCACCAAGGCCTGGAACCAGGTGATCGCGGCCGCGCCGACGAGCCCGCAGGCGCAGCAGGCGCAGCAGGCGCTGACGCAGCTCAAGGCGAACCCGCCGCCGCCCAGGAAGAAGTAG
- a CDS encoding ChaN family lipoprotein — MHRALLLAAALLAAACHPRPSASTLVAQPLAPGRAWISTVDRAHPLVGRVWDVRAGRFADEAALEAGLSGASYVLLGETHDNPDHHVLQARLVRALTGAGKRPAVAFEMLATEQQPAIDAALAAPRATPEDVSRAVRWDESGWPPFAQYRPVFAAALDARLRIEGANLPRAQIQAATRRGLEALPAPVRARIERQGPLPEAVAREMRQEMAESHCGALPASMLDPLVTGQRARDAQMAESLARTGAAGAVLITGSGHARTDRGVASYLDPGAKVASVLFREVVPGRDDPGAYAADYAGRLPFDWVVFTPGEKRPDPCAELRAHMKAKAKPAAAPPPAPAAPAAPPATP, encoded by the coding sequence ATGCACCGCGCCCTCCTGCTCGCCGCCGCCCTGCTCGCCGCCGCCTGCCACCCGCGCCCGTCCGCGTCCACCCTCGTCGCCCAGCCGCTCGCGCCGGGGCGCGCCTGGATCAGCACCGTCGATCGCGCCCACCCGCTGGTCGGGCGCGTCTGGGACGTCCGGGCCGGGCGCTTCGCCGACGAGGCGGCGCTCGAGGCCGGCCTCTCCGGCGCGTCCTACGTGCTGCTCGGCGAGACGCACGACAACCCCGACCACCACGTGCTGCAGGCGCGCCTCGTGCGCGCCCTGACCGGCGCCGGCAAGCGGCCCGCGGTCGCGTTCGAGATGCTCGCCACCGAGCAGCAGCCCGCCATCGACGCTGCGCTGGCGGCGCCGCGAGCGACCCCGGAGGACGTGTCGCGCGCGGTGCGCTGGGACGAGAGCGGCTGGCCGCCGTTCGCGCAGTACCGGCCGGTGTTCGCCGCGGCCCTGGACGCGCGCCTGCGCATCGAGGGCGCGAACCTGCCGCGCGCGCAGATCCAGGCCGCCACGCGACGCGGCCTCGAGGCGCTCCCCGCGCCGGTGCGGGCGCGCATCGAGCGGCAGGGTCCGCTCCCCGAGGCGGTGGCGCGCGAGATGCGGCAGGAGATGGCGGAGTCGCACTGCGGCGCGCTGCCCGCGTCGATGCTCGACCCCCTGGTGACCGGCCAGCGCGCGCGCGACGCGCAGATGGCCGAGTCGCTGGCGCGGACCGGGGCGGCCGGGGCGGTGCTCATCACCGGCTCGGGCCACGCGCGGACCGACCGCGGCGTGGCGTCCTACCTCGATCCCGGCGCGAAGGTGGCGAGCGTGCTGTTCCGCGAGGTCGTGCCCGGCCGCGACGACCCGGGCGCCTACGCCGCCGACTACGCGGGGCGGCTCCCGTTCGACTGGGTGGTGTTCACGCCAGGTGAGAAGCGGCCCGACCCGTGCGCCGAGCTCCGCGCGCACATGAAGGCGAAGGCGAAGCCGGCCGCGGCCCCGCCCCCGGCGCCCGCCGCACCCGCCGCGCCGCCCGCCACGCCCTGA
- a CDS encoding PilZ domain-containing protein yields the protein MASVQGQHERRRFSRIAFHRPGELRAGAARAGCGVQDVSLKGARVEVPAAFPGAAGEPCALVIQLDQGDTLIRMDGVIAHRDGEKVGVRCTGIDLDSIAHLRRLVEVNLGDEALLHRELAALVGGDD from the coding sequence ATGGCCAGCGTGCAAGGGCAGCACGAGCGCCGCCGGTTCTCGCGCATCGCGTTCCACCGGCCGGGCGAGCTGCGCGCCGGGGCCGCCCGGGCCGGCTGCGGCGTCCAGGACGTCTCGCTGAAGGGCGCGCGGGTGGAGGTCCCGGCCGCGTTCCCCGGCGCCGCCGGCGAGCCCTGCGCGCTCGTCATCCAGCTCGACCAGGGCGACACGCTCATCCGCATGGACGGCGTCATCGCGCACCGCGACGGGGAGAAGGTCGGCGTCCGCTGCACCGGGATCGACCTCGACAGCATCGCCCACCTCCGGCGCCTGGTGGAGGTGAACCTCGGCGACGAGGCGCTGCTCCACCGCGAGCTGGCGGCGCTGGTGGGCGGGGACGACTGA
- a CDS encoding class I SAM-dependent methyltransferase, with translation MPAPPRALDELIAFVRARTAPAPVPLVPELVLHQASELTPLWHATAGDLAGWDDSPFWAFPWAGGQALARHLLDRPERVRGRRAVDFATGSGLVGLAALRAGAAEVEAWDVDPFCEAAVRANAALNGLALPFRAGDPIGAPLPGVEVLLAGDVFYEGPLAARALAWFRALAGRGVTVLAGDAGRTYAPREGFTIVAEFQVPTTVEIEDAAVRGARVLQIMG, from the coding sequence GTGCCCGCCCCGCCCCGCGCCCTCGACGAGCTGATCGCCTTCGTGCGCGCGCGGACCGCGCCCGCGCCGGTCCCGCTCGTCCCGGAGCTCGTCCTGCACCAGGCCAGCGAGCTCACCCCGCTCTGGCACGCCACCGCGGGCGACCTGGCGGGGTGGGACGACTCGCCGTTCTGGGCGTTTCCGTGGGCGGGTGGCCAGGCGCTGGCGCGCCACCTGCTCGATCGGCCGGAGCGCGTGCGCGGACGCCGCGCGGTGGACTTCGCGACCGGGAGCGGCCTGGTGGGCCTGGCCGCCCTGCGCGCCGGGGCCGCGGAGGTGGAGGCCTGGGACGTGGACCCGTTCTGCGAGGCGGCCGTCCGCGCCAACGCGGCGCTGAACGGCCTCGCGCTCCCGTTCCGGGCCGGCGACCCCATCGGCGCGCCGCTGCCGGGCGTGGAGGTGCTGCTCGCCGGCGACGTGTTCTACGAGGGGCCGCTCGCGGCGCGCGCCCTCGCCTGGTTCCGCGCGCTCGCCGGACGGGGCGTGACGGTGCTCGCCGGCGACGCGGGGCGCACCTACGCGCCACGGGAGGGGTTCACGATCGTGGCGGAATTCCAGGTGCCCACCACGGTCGAGATCGAGGACGCGGCGGTGCGCGGCGCGCGGGTGCTCCAGATCATGGGGTGA
- a CDS encoding M48 family metalloprotease: protein MPARAPLVTARAVLALGLLAAGLAVALLLAGGLVAAAVLAVPSGHWALGALSAAAAALVVRWLLLLRVPPVRLTGIDVRAPEQPALNALAKRVADRVGAPAPRRVCLVAGVEVVAIEEGGVLGLGAHPVLGIGLGLIALLGVSELEAALAHELGHRRAGGRAGGLLHRARAVLARAAAPGRGGATGAPFRRLCAAYLRATLHLARAQELQADRAAIQVAGAAAHLAALERAARGAVLFTAFLADEVEPLVAEGHQPENLYDGFRAYEAELTEQGRSGALDRELARAPAEPEGLHPPLAARLAFARAFPDAGRPGDARPARSLLLNAERLERELTARVAAERAGERPLAVVPWAEVGARVYGPRVERAGRAYAARVAAEFGAPATGQGALAALLPTLERRHDEAAALVLDPSLASVPVDDRTRQVERIVSHALGALVGLSLVERGGAWRSEIGRPVEVALGRAVVAPLHVAEEALADRSRLAEVVRRAVETPQDST from the coding sequence TTGCCCGCCCGCGCCCCGCTCGTCACCGCACGTGCCGTCCTGGCGCTCGGCCTGCTCGCCGCGGGCCTCGCGGTCGCGCTGCTGCTCGCGGGCGGGCTCGTCGCCGCGGCGGTCCTGGCGGTCCCCTCCGGGCACTGGGCGCTCGGCGCGCTCTCCGCGGCGGCGGCCGCGCTCGTCGTCCGCTGGCTCCTGCTGCTCCGCGTCCCGCCGGTGCGCCTCACCGGCATCGACGTTCGCGCCCCCGAGCAGCCCGCGCTGAACGCGCTCGCGAAGCGCGTCGCGGACCGCGTGGGCGCGCCCGCGCCGCGCCGGGTGTGCCTGGTGGCGGGCGTGGAGGTGGTGGCGATCGAGGAGGGCGGCGTCCTCGGCCTCGGCGCGCACCCGGTGCTCGGCATCGGCCTCGGGCTGATCGCGCTCCTGGGCGTGTCGGAGCTGGAGGCGGCGCTGGCCCACGAGCTGGGCCACCGGCGCGCGGGCGGGCGCGCCGGCGGCCTGCTGCACCGGGCGCGCGCGGTGCTGGCGCGCGCGGCGGCGCCCGGCCGCGGCGGCGCGACCGGAGCGCCGTTCCGCCGGCTCTGCGCCGCGTACCTGCGCGCCACGCTGCACCTGGCGCGCGCCCAGGAGCTGCAGGCGGACCGGGCCGCGATCCAGGTGGCCGGGGCCGCCGCGCACCTCGCGGCGCTCGAGCGCGCGGCGCGCGGCGCGGTGCTGTTCACCGCGTTCCTGGCCGACGAGGTCGAGCCGCTCGTGGCCGAGGGGCACCAGCCGGAGAACCTGTACGACGGCTTCCGCGCCTACGAGGCCGAGCTCACCGAGCAGGGCCGCTCGGGCGCGCTGGATCGCGAGCTGGCCCGCGCGCCCGCCGAGCCGGAGGGCCTGCACCCTCCCCTCGCCGCGCGCCTCGCGTTCGCGCGCGCGTTCCCCGACGCCGGGCGCCCGGGCGACGCGCGGCCCGCGCGCAGCCTCCTGCTCAACGCCGAGCGCCTCGAGCGCGAGCTCACCGCCCGCGTGGCGGCGGAGCGCGCCGGCGAGCGGCCGCTCGCGGTGGTGCCGTGGGCCGAGGTGGGCGCGCGCGTGTACGGGCCGCGCGTGGAGCGCGCGGGGCGCGCCTACGCGGCCCGGGTGGCCGCCGAGTTCGGCGCGCCGGCCACCGGCCAGGGCGCGCTGGCCGCGCTGCTGCCCACGCTGGAGCGGCGGCACGACGAGGCCGCGGCGCTGGTGCTCGACCCGTCGCTCGCGTCGGTCCCGGTGGACGACCGTACGCGCCAGGTGGAGCGGATCGTCTCGCACGCGCTCGGCGCGCTGGTGGGGCTGTCGCTGGTGGAGCGCGGCGGCGCCTGGCGCAGCGAGATCGGCCGGCCGGTGGAGGTCGCGCTGGGGCGGGCGGTGGTGGCGCCGCTCCACGTCGCCGAGGAGGCGCTCGCCGACCGCTCCCGGCTCGCCGAGGTGGTGCGGCGCGCGGTGGAGACGCCCCAGGACTCGACGTGA
- a CDS encoding PfkB family carbohydrate kinase has translation MSAAPLVLACGHVTLDRAGGAQVPGGSAWYAGHTWRGLGARVRVLTAAGPDLPPAALAGLEALVVPAPRTTAFENRYGPDGARAQRVEAAAPPLDPGALPSGWREADVLHLAPVLGEVDVRAFTAAVRARVVGLGVQGLVRAVLPGGEVAQPRWEPAPGALAGVDAAFVGEDDLRGQGDLVARLAGAVPIVVVTRGARGCEVVARGRARRVGVSAAREVDPTGAGDAFAAGFLFGLARGDDPVDAARLGAAAGAIAVEARGGGALDRMGEAHARAAAVPVLDLP, from the coding sequence GTGAGCGCGGCGCCGCTGGTCCTCGCCTGCGGTCACGTCACGCTCGACCGGGCCGGCGGGGCGCAGGTGCCCGGCGGCTCGGCCTGGTACGCCGGCCACACCTGGCGCGGGCTGGGCGCGCGGGTGCGGGTGCTCACCGCGGCAGGGCCGGACCTGCCGCCCGCGGCGCTCGCCGGGCTCGAGGCCCTCGTCGTCCCCGCGCCGCGCACCACCGCGTTCGAGAACCGCTACGGCCCGGACGGCGCCCGCGCCCAGCGCGTGGAGGCCGCCGCGCCGCCGCTCGACCCGGGCGCGCTCCCCTCCGGCTGGCGCGAGGCCGACGTGCTGCACCTCGCGCCGGTGCTCGGCGAGGTGGACGTGCGCGCGTTCACCGCGGCCGTCCGGGCGCGCGTGGTCGGGCTCGGCGTGCAGGGCCTGGTCCGCGCGGTGCTCCCCGGCGGCGAGGTCGCGCAGCCGCGCTGGGAGCCCGCGCCGGGGGCGCTCGCGGGCGTGGACGCGGCGTTCGTCGGGGAGGACGACCTGCGCGGCCAGGGCGACCTCGTCGCGCGGCTGGCCGGGGCGGTGCCGATCGTGGTGGTGACGCGCGGCGCGCGGGGGTGCGAGGTCGTCGCGCGCGGGCGCGCCCGGCGGGTGGGCGTCTCGGCGGCGCGCGAGGTGGATCCGACCGGCGCCGGCGACGCGTTCGCGGCCGGGTTCCTGTTCGGGCTCGCGCGCGGCGACGACCCGGTGGACGCCGCCCGGCTCGGCGCGGCCGCCGGCGCGATCGCGGTCGAGGCGCGCGGCGGCGGCGCGCTCGACCGCATGGGCGAGGCGCACGCGCGGGCCGCGGCGGTGCCGGTGCTCGACCTCCCGTGA